In the Bdellovibrionales bacterium genome, AATTTGTAGAAGATACCATTGGCCGAGTTCCGTGTATCTATCTGCATGATGTCTGGAGACTGGAACAAGAAGTCGCCCAGATGTTGAAGGCCTTTCAATACAAAGACACTCCCTGGGGCTGGCTTAATCTTGAAAAAGTTTTGACCTGGTCTCAGAACATTTTGAATTTACAGTTGGCGCCATTACAAAAAGAGGCCATTGAGACCGCGCTGTCTTCGCCGTTGACGGTGATTACCGGTGGGCCAGGAACGGGAAAAACCACCCTGGTGCGGGCGTTAACAACGATTCTGCAAACCCAGTTTTTAAAGTTTGCGCTTTGTACGCCGACGGGAAGAGCCGCAAAAAGACTTGAAGAAACCACCGGGCAGCCGGCGCAGACGATTCATCGTCTGCTCAAACTTAACGGTCTGACGGGAGAGTTCGCCTACAATCGGGAAAACCCTTTGGATGTGGATCTTGTTCTGGTCGACGAGATTTCAATGGTGGATATCGCACTAATGCATCATCTGCTGGAAGCTCTTCCTGATCACTGCGCTTTGATTTTAGTTGGCGATGCGGACCAGATTCCGCCCGTCGGCGCAGGAAATATTCTTCAGAGTATGATCGACTCCGAGAAATTTACGGTTGTTCGCCTGAAAGAGATTTTCAGACAGAGCGAGAAGAGTCTTATTAAAATCAATGCCCAAAGAATCAATATAGGTGAGATGCCTCTCAAAGGGGACGGCCTCGATTCCGATTTCAATTACCTTCCGGTTCATGGCAGCGAGGAAGCAAAGCGCATGGTTTTTGACCTCGCGACGCGTGTGATTCCGACAGAATATGGCATTACCGACATGAAGCAGGTGCAGATTCTAGTGCCTCTGAATACGGGAGCTCTGGGAACGCAGAAGCTTAATCAAGAGTTGCAGAAACTCTACACTGATGCGGACAAAGCTTCGGGCAGTATTCTGGGGTTTGAGCAAAACTTCGCTGTGGGTGACAAAGTGATGGTCATCAAGAATGACTATAAAAAGAATCTCTTTAATGGCGATATTGGTTTTATTCGAACGATCCATCATCTCGAGCAGTATCTAGATATAGAGTTCGATGACCGACGCATTCGTTTTGATTTTGAAGAACTGGATCGCCTGACCTTAGCGTATGCAATATCCATTCATAAGTCCCAGGGATCGGAGTATCGTGCGGTGA is a window encoding:
- a CDS encoding AAA family ATPase, coding for MSQLSFEAPDTQNPAGSPLAGERPSFVTNLQQGLICGHIEKIVFQNPVTGQCLLDVKPEGPVKGHFMVAGYAASAFPGQSVIVKIAREVQEGEVKTLPAVSLEIGPPLIERTMRKFLKSPAMGELSKSIAKALVDKFPQNLFAIMDLDPKRLGEAEGVGGKRRQQIIEAWEKFKSLDKFKKFLFAEHLPLEWAELLWPLFGAEAQENFVRNPYALARERGLSFDLVDAYALRRGFSIESEERLRCALGDMLQEYYKHGHCAYPETKLLEEAVLKLNCPREALESALEIELIEKKFVEDTIGRVPCIYLHDVWRLEQEVAQMLKAFQYKDTPWGWLNLEKVLTWSQNILNLQLAPLQKEAIETALSSPLTVITGGPGTGKTTLVRALTTILQTQFLKFALCTPTGRAAKRLEETTGQPAQTIHRLLKLNGLTGEFAYNRENPLDVDLVLVDEISMVDIALMHHLLEALPDHCALILVGDADQIPPVGAGNILQSMIDSEKFTVVRLKEIFRQSEKSLIKINAQRINIGEMPLKGDGLDSDFNYLPVHGSEEAKRMVFDLATRVIPTEYGITDMKQVQILVPLNTGALGTQKLNQELQKLYTDADKASGSILGFEQNFAVGDKVMVIKNDYKKNLFNGDIGFIRTIHHLEQYLDIEFDDRRIRFDFEELDRLTLAYAISIHKSQGSEYRAVIVVITSEHLPLAQRHLIYTAVTRGKELVFLVAEPQALQTAIASDENNRRWEKLTELFSLLK